The nucleotide window TGCAAGCTCCCGAAATGGATAGATACTTTCGGGATGTTTTGGGTGAATAATGGCAAGCGCAACAGGCAAAACCGGCCCAGGTTCATGATGGTCGGTAATGATGAGATCAATTCCCAGTTCTTTCGCAATGGCGGCTTCGTGAACGGCTGATATTCCAGTATCCACGGTAATAATCAACTTTATTCCATTTTCCGCTGCTTGCCTGAATGCTGCTTCATTGGGGCCATATCCTTCTGTAAAGCGATTCGGGATGTAAAAATCGACATTGGCACCCAGATCACGAAGTGTGATCATCAATACCGATGTACTGCTTACACCGTCAGCATCATAATCACCATAAATAAGAATCGGTTCATGTGCTTCAATCGCTTCACGTATTCTATCAACGGCAAGATCCATCCCTTTTAGTAGGTAAGGGTCATGGAATCCATCTTTTCCAAATAAAAAATACCGTGCAGATTCTACGGTATCCAAGCCGCGATTGACAAGCAATGACGCAACTAAAGGTGTTATTTTCAATTCATTTGCCAGCATATTGACTAGATTGTCATCAGTACTGCGAACAATCCATCTTGTTTTCGACTGTAACATTTGTTTGTACACCCCTCAGACTTATTTATTATACAGGAGCAATAAACGTCTTTCAATAAATAAAGTAGGGAAACCTCTTTCGAGGCTTCCCCCTTATCAAACCGTACGTGCCCTATTAAGGCATACGGCTTACCAATGTGTTACAAATGGTCAATACGTTGCCAATCTTTGAGCATATTTCATTTTGCGGACACGGTCAGGAGTATAATACTCTTGACCCTTTTCTTTTGCCTTTAGGATTCGTCTTTCCTGTTCTTTCTTTTGCTTTTCTTTCATTCGAAGAATGTAACTTTCTAGAGAAAAGCCATATATCTTGTGGTAGTAATACCAGTATGAAGGGATAAGTCCAATAATAGCAAAGAACTCATTATTCCATTTTGTTTTCATCGCATGACCTTTTCTTTGGCTAGGGTGTTTGTGAATCATGGCTACTCTTAACCTTTGTCGAATATAGCCATCTATCGCAAGTAGTTCTTTCCCAAATGCTTTAAAGAAGCATGAACTGTTAAATCCGTGTTCTTCATTTGCCTTAATTGCTTTATAAATATTGAGAAAATAGTTTACTTTTCCTCGAATCACTGGGTTAACATACTCAATCCACTTTTCCTTACTCAGAGTGAGTGTTTTCTTCGTCTTGACTTTGATTTTCTGGCGAAAATCATTCCAAGTTGATTCTTTCGGTTTAGCTATATAGTATGGCTTACCATCCTTCTTGCGTTTTCTCCAGTGTTCGAAAGTGAATCCCATAAAGTCAAAGTCATCATCATCGAAGTTTACAAATTTTGTTTTCTCCGTTGCAAGTTCCAACCCAAGTTCGGCTAATTTCCTTTTCGTAATATCTGCCGCTCTCTTTATGTCTTCTTTGGTTTTTGCGAATAACAAAAAGTCATCGGCGAATCTTACAAAACGAATATTGTTTTCAGCCCAGATCCAATCAAGCTCATTTAAATATACGTTCGCTAGTAACGGAGAAATAACCCCTCCTTGCGGAGTGCCGGTATCTGTTGAGTGAAATTTACCTTCTTCCATATAACCAGCTTTTAGCCACAACCAAATCATATCTAACACTGTACCATCTGCGATGTATTTATTTAATACTCTCATCAGCTTCTTATGTGGGATATTATCGAAAAAGCCTTTAATATCTGCATCGAAGATGTAATTATATCCTTGTTCGATATTCGCCATGATTATTTGCAGGACACGTTCTGCACCAACATTTGGTCTGTATCCACATGACCATTTGTGAAAGATATCCCTTTCGAATTTCGGCTGAAGTACATTTACTATTGCCTGTTGGACAATTCTATCTTCAATATTCGGAATGCCTAAGGGTCGCTTTTTGCCATTTTTCTTAGGAATATAATGTCTTCTTACTGGTGACGGCTTATACTCTTTATTTCTCAGTCTCTGTAGAAGCGAGTCCAGATTTTCATCTAAGTGATATCTATAGCTGTCAATTGTTTCGCCATCAATACCACCTGACCCGTTGTTGGCTTCTACCTTTTCCCAAGCAGCTTTTAGCCTTCTGTCGAAAAGTATTTGTCCATAAATACTATGCCATTTGAATTTTAACGTATGATTCATTACATATTCCGCACCCTTCATTGTGTACATTCAGTTCGTTTATACCGAGGTATCGTTTTCTGTTAACATTACACATCTTTACAGATGTGGAGCCACAAGGTCGTTCCCCTTCCGTTCATGCATGGTTTAGTCCATACACTACTTCCGTACTATGAGAACGTCTGACTTCTCCATTCACATCTAGCATTTCGGATTACCCTTATAGGTAGATGTCCCTTTGGGTTGGAATGGAGACCTCACGGGGTCATCGCACCTTCCTTCTAAACATACCCAGCACCATCACTTGATAAATTGCCTCTATCCGGCTGATTCATTGGTATAGAGACCACTAATGTTATAGTGGGCTTCCCATTATATTCGCATAGTCGCCAACTTACCCTGCCGCCGTGCTTCACACTTATTGCATTTGGGTCTGCTTATCCGACTGCGGGTCTCTCGATTGTCCGCATCTCCTTCAGACATCACCTCACGGTGATGCCCTAGATTAGTCTTCACTAGTTGTATCAGCACTCTAGTGGAAGGATTTTCACCTTCGGGAAAACGAGTCTTCTAGGATTCGGGAGCCGTGTTTATCGCAATAACGTACTCCAACCTTTAACAACTCATTCAGTGCAGTTCTACTGCACAAGGTACGACTGCCTGTCGCACAAAGAAAAACCGCAGAGGATCTGCGGTTAAAAAATTAGTGTTCAGCTACAGCGCCTAGGGGCTCGGGGTCATAAGCCAATCAGTCAAGAAGGTTAAAGTACAACCTTCTCGCCCTCGTCTTATGCCTGTCGCCCCTGAGCAAGGCGCTTCCGCATTTCGTTACACTTGTGGCTGATCTGAGTATTTTCTTTTCTCTTTGACCGTTTTAATGACGCCTTTCTTTTTAAGCTCGCGTGTTTTCATCACATACCATAGCGGGCCTGCAATACAGATGGAGGAATAAACACCTACCATCAAGCCGACAAACAAGGCAATGGAGAAATTACGAATCGATTCGCTGCCAAAGATAATTAAGGCAACAACTGTTATTAAAACCGTTAACACTGTATTTAAAGAACGGGTTAATGTTTGGCGGATACTTGTATTTAATACATCCGCAATATCTTCTTTCGTTTTAAGACGCTTCTTCTTATGCATGTTCTCGCGCATTCGGTCGAATGTAACGATGGTGTCATTAATGGAATAACCGACAATCGTTAAGACTGCTGCAATAAACGTAAGGTCTACTTCAAGTCTTGTGAGACTGAAAAAGGCTACCATAAAGAAGGCATCGTGCAGCAAGGATATAATTGCGGCAATCGCCATTGATAATTCAAAACGGAAACTGACATAAATAATAATCCCAATTGAAGCAATTAATAGTGCCTTAAATGCATTTTTTGCTAATTCCTTCCCCACTGTCGGGGAAACGGTACTAACATTTGGCTCTGAACCAAATTCCTTTTTAAAATCTGCCTTTAATTTAGCAATTTCCTTTTTCGAAAGAACATCAACGAAGCGTGCGGACGCTCGGTTCTTATTATCACCAGATAAGACAATGTCGTCTGTATCCAAATGATGTTCAGTAAAAGCAGCTTTTACTTGTTCAGTTGTCAATGGTGTATTTGATAATACTTCGACACGTGTTCCCTTAGTGAAATCAATTGCCAGGTTTAAACGTAATACGATTAACACAATTAATCCAGCTACGAGGAGAACCCCTGATATCCCAAAGAATGTCTTTCTATGTTTCACAAAATCAAGCTTGTCAAAACGAGTTGGGAGGTCTAATGTATCAAAATTTTCAGCAATGTTGTGAATCTTCGACTGCTTCACACCGAACCAGCCTGGCTTTTTATTTAGAAATCCACTATGAACCCATAGTCCCAATAATAGCCGTGACCCGTAAACAGCAGTTAAAAAGCTCATTAAGATACTGATAATTAACATCGTCGCAAACCCTTTTACAGAGCTTGTCCCGTAGAAGAAAAGCACACCCGCAGTAAGGATGGTTGTTAAGTTAGAGTCAAGAATCGATGTAAAGGCATTCTTCTCACCGGCCTGGAAGGCTGATTTTATCGATTTACCAACCTTTAGTTCCTCTCGAATCCGTTCATAGGTAATGATGTTGGCATCGACAGCCATACCGACCCCGAGAATAATCGCGGCGATTCCCGGCAACGTCAGGACCCCATTCATCCAATCGAAAATTAATAAAACTAAATAAATATAGATCGATAGCGTAACAGTAGCAATAAATCCAGGAAAACGATAATAGAAAAGCATAAATAAATAAATGACGGCAACACCGATAATACCAGCCAAGATTGTTTCATTTAATGCCTGTGCCCCGAATTTAGCTCCCACAGATGTAGAGTATACTTCCTTAAGCTTTACCGGTAACGAACCAGCATTTAAAAGGGAAGCCAAGGTCTGAGCTTCTTGCGCTGTAAAGCTTCCGACAATGGAAACGGTATTCTGATTAAAAATTTGATTTACGGTTGGAGCCAATAAATATTTTGGCTCCGGTTTACTTATTTCACTTTTAAAGGAGTCTTTTCCTTCTTCAAAATCAAGCCAAATAACAAGTAAATTGTTTGGTCTCATATTCATAATTTCTTCTGAAACTTTACGGAACTTATCAGCACTCTTTAATGTTAAGGAAACACTTGGTGCGCCATTTTCATCAAAGGTTTGCTTCGCTCCACCTTGCTTTAAGTCCGTGCCATCCATCTTGAGCTTGTCATTGGCGTCACGGAACGTTAAGTTAGCCTGTGTGGATAAGATTTCGCGGGCCTTATTCTGATCTTTAACCCCTGCAAGCTGTACACGAATCCTGTTATTCCCCTCGATTTGGATGTTCGGCTCACTTACGCCGAGGACGTTAATCCGCTTATCAAGGGCTTCGGCTGTACTTGCCAAAACATCTTTGTCAATCTTTTGACCCTTTTTCGCTGGCTTAACCTCGTACAATACCTCAAATCCGCCTTGAAGGTCTAGACCAAGCTTAATATTGTTTAAAATGTTTTTAGCTGTTGCTCCCATTGTGCTCCCAACAATTAGGATCACAAGTAAGAAAGCAATAATTCGACTGCGCTTTACCATTATGTATTGTTCCTCCTTAGTGCCTGTGCAATTGCACTGTTACATCCTTAGCCATATTGTAAAAATAACGAAAAGTCACTGCTTCCATTATGGAATAAGTAGGAATAGCTGTCAATTTGAAAAATGATGGTATTATTTCAATAACTCTTTTAATTCCGCTTCATCCTCCATCGAGAACTCCGCAGTTTTATATGCCTCAATCGTTGCAAAGCTGATGTAATCACTTGCCTTTACAGAAAGAATTTCTTGAATCAATTGGTAAAGCAGCTTTTCATCATTTTCTTTTTTCCACTTTTTCTTCACCAGGTACTCCCAAAACTCCTTTTCAGTTACAGAATCAATCCCTAGCAATCGAAATTCCGCAAGTTTACTTGCACATGCCGGTTGTACTTGGGTGCGAAAATGTTCGTATTTGTTGCTATTACCCATCCTATTTTCCTCCTCAGGGGCCATCTGCTATTCCTAATGAATGGACCTATTGCAAAAAGCTTTACCTACTTGTCATGCTTTGTCCACTATTAGGCATATAGTTAATTGTAAATGAATTCTTCTTTTTTGAGAAGGTGGGAAACTGCATGTCAAAGTTTTTAAAGGGGACTTTTATCCTATTAGTTGCCGGTTTCGTCACAAGAGTGCTTGGCTTTATTTATCGCATTGTCCTTGCACGCAGTATTGGTGAAGAAGGCGTCGGCTTATATATGATGGCATATCCAACGTTTATTCTAATGGTAACCATCACGCAATTAGGACTTCCGGTAGCCATTTCGAAAAATATTGCCGAGGCGGAAGCCAGAAGGGATTATGCTGAAATCAAAAAAATCCTAGTTGTTTCCCTCGCAATCACTGTGGGATTATCGGCCATTATTACGCCTGCCTTATTCTTACTTGCACCCATTTTATCGACAACATTGTTTACGGATCAAAGGACGTATTGGCCATTGATTGCCATTGCACCGGCATTGCCGATTATCGCTGTTTCCTCAGTCATTAGGGGTTACTTCCAAGGAAAACAAAATATGCGCCCATCGGCTCTTTCGCAGATTTTAGAGCAAGTTGTCAGAATAACCTTAATTGCTACTGCAACAAAAACCTTTCTGCCATATGGAGTAGAATATGCAGCTGCAGCAGCAATGGGGGCCTCAGTCTTAGGTGAATTACTTTCACTCATTTATTTAGTAACCACATTTAAATTAAAGAAGCGATTTAGGGTCAGAAAGAATTTCTTTCAATATGTTCATAAAGGCAAGCGAACATTCAAAGAATTAATGGAGATAGCCCTGCCCACAATGGGGAGCAGGATGATTGGTTCAATTGCTTGGTTTTTTGAGCCTATTGTCGTTGCCCACAGTCTGGCAATTGCCGGCGTCATTGCTGTCAATGCAACAAAACAGTATGGGTCACTAACCGGCTATGCCATGCCGCTGTTAATGCTGCCATCATTTATTACCTTTTCATTATCGACATCACTTGTCCCAGCCATCAGCGAAGCTAATTCCAAAAATAATCAAAAATTAATTGAATACCGCCTGCAGCAGGCATTACGTTTTGTTTTTTTAACTGGCGGACTAGCTGTTATCGTTCTCTATGTATTGGCGGACCCGCTCATGCAGCTTATGTATGGCTCTACTAAAGGCGCCTATTTTATCCGTATCATGGCCCCATTCTTTTTGTTTTATTATTATCAAGGTCCACTGCAAGCTGTTTTACAAGCATTAAACCTTGCTAGAGCGGCGATGATCAATAGCCTCATTGGTGCCGTAGTCAAAACAGCTGTTATTTTTTTACTTGCTTCCCAGCCCGGCTTCGGAATTACAGGGGTAGCGCTTGGAATTCTTGTCGGCTTTGTCTTGGTCACGATTCTTCACTTTGCTACCGTATTGAA belongs to Neobacillus sp. OS1-2 and includes:
- a CDS encoding post-transcriptional regulator: MGNSNKYEHFRTQVQPACASKLAEFRLLGIDSVTEKEFWEYLVKKKWKKENDEKLLYQLIQEILSVKASDYISFATIEAYKTAEFSMEDEAELKELLK
- the ltrA gene encoding group II intron reverse transcriptase/maturase; this encodes MNHTLKFKWHSIYGQILFDRRLKAAWEKVEANNGSGGIDGETIDSYRYHLDENLDSLLQRLRNKEYKPSPVRRHYIPKKNGKKRPLGIPNIEDRIVQQAIVNVLQPKFERDIFHKWSCGYRPNVGAERVLQIIMANIEQGYNYIFDADIKGFFDNIPHKKLMRVLNKYIADGTVLDMIWLWLKAGYMEEGKFHSTDTGTPQGGVISPLLANVYLNELDWIWAENNIRFVRFADDFLLFAKTKEDIKRAADITKRKLAELGLELATEKTKFVNFDDDDFDFMGFTFEHWRKRKKDGKPYYIAKPKESTWNDFRQKIKVKTKKTLTLSKEKWIEYVNPVIRGKVNYFLNIYKAIKANEEHGFNSSCFFKAFGKELLAIDGYIRQRLRVAMIHKHPSQRKGHAMKTKWNNEFFAIIGLIPSYWYYYHKIYGFSLESYILRMKEKQKKEQERRILKAKEKGQEYYTPDRVRKMKYAQRLATY
- the spoVB gene encoding stage V sporulation protein B; its protein translation is MSKFLKGTFILLVAGFVTRVLGFIYRIVLARSIGEEGVGLYMMAYPTFILMVTITQLGLPVAISKNIAEAEARRDYAEIKKILVVSLAITVGLSAIITPALFLLAPILSTTLFTDQRTYWPLIAIAPALPIIAVSSVIRGYFQGKQNMRPSALSQILEQVVRITLIATATKTFLPYGVEYAAAAAMGASVLGELLSLIYLVTTFKLKKRFRVRKNFFQYVHKGKRTFKELMEIALPTMGSRMIGSIAWFFEPIVVAHSLAIAGVIAVNATKQYGSLTGYAMPLLMLPSFITFSLSTSLVPAISEANSKNNQKLIEYRLQQALRFVFLTGGLAVIVLYVLADPLMQLMYGSTKGAYFIRIMAPFFLFYYYQGPLQAVLQALNLARAAMINSLIGAVVKTAVIFLLASQPGFGITGVALGILVGFVLVTILHFATVLKKVAFSIYVRDYLKGFLVMGGSGWLGYWIFENVLVNGHLVLRVLTAATAMAVTYFIMLVGFRLIKKDELSRIPWIGHLF
- the secDF gene encoding protein translocase subunit SecDF, whose translation is MVKRSRIIAFLLVILIVGSTMGATAKNILNNIKLGLDLQGGFEVLYEVKPAKKGQKIDKDVLASTAEALDKRINVLGVSEPNIQIEGNNRIRVQLAGVKDQNKAREILSTQANLTFRDANDKLKMDGTDLKQGGAKQTFDENGAPSVSLTLKSADKFRKVSEEIMNMRPNNLLVIWLDFEEGKDSFKSEISKPEPKYLLAPTVNQIFNQNTVSIVGSFTAQEAQTLASLLNAGSLPVKLKEVYSTSVGAKFGAQALNETILAGIIGVAVIYLFMLFYYRFPGFIATVTLSIYIYLVLLIFDWMNGVLTLPGIAAIILGVGMAVDANIITYERIREELKVGKSIKSAFQAGEKNAFTSILDSNLTTILTAGVLFFYGTSSVKGFATMLIISILMSFLTAVYGSRLLLGLWVHSGFLNKKPGWFGVKQSKIHNIAENFDTLDLPTRFDKLDFVKHRKTFFGISGVLLVAGLIVLIVLRLNLAIDFTKGTRVEVLSNTPLTTEQVKAAFTEHHLDTDDIVLSGDNKNRASARFVDVLSKKEIAKLKADFKKEFGSEPNVSTVSPTVGKELAKNAFKALLIASIGIIIYVSFRFELSMAIAAIISLLHDAFFMVAFFSLTRLEVDLTFIAAVLTIVGYSINDTIVTFDRMRENMHKKKRLKTKEDIADVLNTSIRQTLTRSLNTVLTVLITVVALIIFGSESIRNFSIALFVGLMVGVYSSICIAGPLWYVMKTRELKKKGVIKTVKEKRKYSDQPQV